From Musa acuminata AAA Group cultivar baxijiao chromosome BXJ3-8, Cavendish_Baxijiao_AAA, whole genome shotgun sequence, one genomic window encodes:
- the LOC135645114 gene encoding probable serine/threonine-protein kinase PBL7 gives MVCFPCFRSPGQGKEKEVKKKIEGIGGADCKQEFSAAPSSHHGSSDKSKLRTDSVSKNGASTPKEGNAGNIAAQTFTFRELATATKNFRRDCLLGEGGFGRVYKGRLETGQVVAVKQLDRNGLQGNREFLVEVLMLSLLHHPNLVNLIGYCADGDQRLLVYEFMPLGSLEDHLHDIPADVEPLDWNTRMKIAAGAAKGLEYLHDTANPPVIYRDFKSSNILLGKGYHPKLSDFGLAKLGPVGDKTHVSTRVMGTYGYCAPEYAMTGQLTVKSDVYSFGVVLLELITGRKAIDNSRPVGEQYLVAWARPLFKDRRKFAKMADPLLQGHYPTRGIYQALAVAAMCLQEQAATRPLIGDVVTAVSYLASQNYDPIAASTQSTRNGPSTPRSTSRIDNQHAVHSPHQNSPDSRQRDPIMIACEDAKIGIGSSGGCSGHTWVLEELETRESQMDSPVQVGSVRDSPKDICHNLDRERAVAEAKEWGETWRERQRKNTPGSFHSTT, from the exons ATGGTTTGCTTTCCGTGTTTTCGATCGCCCGGTCAGGGAAAGGAGAAGGAGGTGAAGAAGAAGATCGAAGGGATAGGTGGTGCGGATTGCAAGCAGGAGTTTTCCGCCGCTCCGTCATCTCACCATGGCAGTTCTG ACAAATCGAAGTTGAGGACCGATTCAGTCTCCAAAAATGGGGCATCAACTCCGAAAGAAGGCAATGCTGGCAATATTGCGGCACAGACATTCACTTTCCGTGAGCTTGCTACAGCCACTAAGAACTTTAGACGAGATTGCCTTTTGGGTGAAGGTGGCTTTGGTCGCGTTTATAAAGGAAGGTTAGAGACTGGGCAG GTTGTTGCCGTTAAACAACTTGACAGAAACGGTCTTCAGGGGAACAGGGAGTTTCTGGTTGAAGTCCTCATGCTTAGCCTATTACATCACCCGAATCTTGTCAATCTGATTGGTTATTGTGCTGATGGTGATCAACGACTGCTCGTTTATGAGTTTATGCCATTGGGTTCATTGGAAGATCATTTGCATG ATATCCCAGCTGATGTGGAACCACTTGACTGGAATACCCGGATGAAGATAGCAGCTGGTGCAGCTAAAGGCTTAGAATACCTGCATGATACGGCAAACCCTCCAGTTATTTATCGtgacttcaaatcatcaaacaTACTTCTTGGCAAAGGATATCATCCAAAGTTGTCAGACTTTGGGCTTGCGAAACTTGGTCCTGTTGGTGACAAGACTCATGTCTCAACCAGAGTGATGGGAACGTATGGTTACTGTGCTCCTGAGTATGCTATGACAGGGCAGTTAACTGTGAAATCTGATGTATATAGTTTTGGTGTTGTGTTACTTGAACTGATCACCGGCCGTAAAGCCATCGACAACAGCAGGCCTGTTGGAGAACAATATCTAGTTGCATGG GCTCGTCCATTATttaaagaccgtcgaaagttcgccaaaaTGGCTGACCCATTGCTACAAGGTCATTATCCGACGAGAGGCATATATCAGGCACTGGCTGTCGCAGCAATGTGTTTGCAGGAGCAAGCAGCTACTCGACCTCTCATAGGGGATGTTGTGACAGCAGTTTCATATTTAGCTTCACAAAATTATGATCCAATTGCAGCTTCTACTCAGAGTACTAGGAATGGTCCATCTACCCCAAGGTCCACAAGCAGGATTGACAATCAACATGCTGTCCATTCACCACATCAAAATTCTCCGGACTCTAGGCAAAGGGATCCAATAATGATTGCATGTGAGGATGCAAAAATTGGCATAGGGAGTTCAGGTGGGTGTTCTGGGCACACGTGGGTCTTGGAAGAGTTGGAAACTCGTGAGTCTCAGATGGATAGCCCAGTACAAGTAGGGAGTGTGAGAGACTCCCCAAAAGATATTTGCCACAATCTTGACCGAGAGCGTGCTGTTGCAGAGGCCAAAGAATGGGGTGAAACTTGGCGGGAGAGACAACGGAAAAATACACCAGGCAGCTTCCACAGTACAACATGA
- the LOC103995347 gene encoding uncharacterized protein LOC103995347 → MGCGGSKQDVATGNTITRRILRRPSSVSKSKASSTLANGDASKKQAAEANGATGEAKLVSKESSEEYFSSRREIECLDVVTGSEGAEYFSPIEDSDANVKTAEGSGEIAVSEAKNGAAFGPKKEKEQIGRKEDDGESLGKQSVDFKEAISINEAEAEAEKKSPGEKETAKESSAH, encoded by the exons ATGGGCTGCGGCGGCTCGAAGCAGGACGTGGCCACCGGCAACACGATCACCCGCCGTATCCTCCGCAGGCCATCGAGTGTCTCCAAGAGCAAAGCATCTTCGACGTTGGCGAACGGCGACGCCTCCAAGAAGCAGGCGGCCGAGGCAAACGGTGCCACCGGTGAGGCCAAGCTCGTGTCGAAGGAGTCGTCGGAGGAGTACTTCTCGTCGAGGAGGGAGATAGAGTGCTTGGACGTGGTGACGGGGAGCGAAGGCGCCGAGTACTTCTCCCCCATCGAGGACTCCGACGCCAACGTGAAAACAGCGGAGGGAAGCGGAGAGATCGCCGTCTCCGAGGCGAAGAACGGTGCCGCGTTTGGgccaaagaaagagaaagagcagATCGGCCGCAAAGAAGATGACG GGGAATCACTTGGAAAGCAATCTGTAGATTTCAAAGAGGCCATTTCCATCaatgaagcagaagcagaagcagaaaagAAGAGTCCAGGAGAGAAGGAGACTGCAAAGGAGTCATCAGCTCATTGA
- the LOC135645013 gene encoding E3 ubiquitin-protein ligase MIEL1-like yields the protein MEASADDARLGFGKMGYGCKHYKRRCKIRAPCCNEIFCCRHCHNESTKDRHEICRFDVQTVICVVCDAEQPVAQVCSNCGVNMGEYFCVVCRFYDDDVDKGHYHCEDCGICRVGGRENFFHCQKCGSCYSFGLLNKHSCVENSMRHHCSICYEYLFDSLKETTVLKCGHTMHSDCLSEMLNHDKYCCPICSKSVIDMSKIWRKMDEEIEETAMPEDYRTRKVWILCNDCNDTTEVFYHIIGQKCSHCQSYNTRMISPPTDPQ from the exons ATGGAGGCCTCCGCTGATGATGCTCGACTGGGCTTCGGGAAGATGGGTTACGG GTGCAAGCACTACAAGAGGAGGTGCAAGATTCGAGCGCCATGCTGCAATGAGATCTTTTGCTGCCGCCACTGCCATAACGAGTCTACG AAGGATCGACATGAAATCTGCCGCTTCGATGTTCAAACG GTAATTTGTGTGGTTTGCGACGCCGAGCAACCG GTTGCACAAGTGTGCTCGAATTGTGGGGTCAACATGGGGGAGTACTTCTGTGTAGTGTGCAGATTTTACGATGACGAT GTTGACAAAGGGCATTACCATTGCGAGGATTGCGGTATCTGCAG AGTTGGTGGCAGAGAGAACTTCTTCCACTGCCAGAAATGTG GGTCCTGCTACTCTTTTGGCTTGCTCAACAAGCATTCATGTGTTGAAAACTCAATGAGACATCATTGTTCCATATGTTATGAG TATCTCTTCGACTCGTTGAAAGAAACAACTGTATTGAAATGTGGGCACACAATGCACTCTGATTGTCTCAGTGAGATGTTGAATCATGACAA ATACTGTTGTCCCATATGCTCCAAGTCAGTAATTGACATGTCAAAAATCTGGAGGAAGATGGATGAGGAG ATAGAAGAAACAGCCATGCCAGAGGATTACAGAACAAGAAAG GTTTGGATCCTCTGCAACGACTGTAACGACACCACCGAAGTCTTTTACCACATCATTGGCCAGAAGTGCAGTCACTGCCAATCTTACAACACTCGCATGATATCTCCCCCCACAGATCCTCAGTGA
- the LOC135644698 gene encoding uncharacterized protein LOC135644698 encodes MEKGGGSSRFDLGSSSLPCDLSLDIVSLLEASDVCSLGSCSRFWQGLCASDSVWIALYKRRWPSAVGDLGALPSQGCKTFYINKHKKLASAVSDVIKSVLEWSKSGSMEVGYYLKAISDLGSMELGFKDVQLFLFRREHNVLLNLIGLHYCIFSLDIPPVDVMEVLESCQVSEQQVCVSWFMLGRWLYGFRLPDEHRSRIVSLTELAMGKEGEVLGVLNRGAIHEVLRVQITTVATS; translated from the exons ATGGAGAAGGGCGGCGGAAGCTCGCGGTTCGACCTCGGCTCAAGCTCGCTCCCATGCGATCTCTCGCTCGACATCGTCTCCTTGCTCGAG GCTTCCGATGTTTGCTCGTTGGGGAGTTGTTCCCGCTTCTGGCAAGGCCTTTGCGCCTCCGATTCCGTCTGGATCGCGCTCTACAAGCGGCGATGGCCCTCCGCGGTTGGCGACCTCGGTGCATTGCCCTCGCAG GGATGTAAAACTTTTTACATTAATAAGCACAAGAAATTGGCCAGTGCTGTTTCTGATGTAATAAAATCTGTGTTAGAGTGGTCAAAAAGTGGGTCAATGGAAGTTGGTTATTATTTAAAAGCAATTAGTGACCTGGGCTCGATGGAACTTGGTTTTAAAGATGTGCAGCTGTTCCTGTTCAGAAGGGAGCATAATGTGCTATTAAATCTGATTGGATTGCATTATTGTATATTTTCACTGGACATTCCG CCTGTTGATGTGATGGAGGTGCTTGAAAGCTGCCAAGTTTCAGAGCAGCAAGTATGTGTGAGTTGGTTTATGCTAGGCAGGTGGTTGTACGGCTTCCGCTTGCCTGATGAGCACCGCTCTCGCATTGTTTCTCTGACTGAGCTTGCGATGGGCAAGGAGGGAGAGGTTCTTGGTGTGCTCAACCGTGGTGCAATTCATGAGGTATTGCGCGTCCAGATCACCACGGTTGCAACAAGCTGA
- the LOC103995345 gene encoding divinyl chlorophyllide a 8-vinyl-reductase, chloroplastic, producing MSLLSTISSSSNSLHLLHHHNHLSSLASFHSSSSSSSIILSPLHIPRHGIKATKFTITASSSPPPPPSISKSTASPTQSFRKRSPKDVNVLVTGSTGYIGKFVVRELCRRGFNVVAVARERSGIRGRDDKARAAGQLAGATVCFADVTDPDALGRALDALGRPVDAVVCCLASRGGGISDSWKVDYGASRNSLLAGRRLGASHFVLLSAICVQKPLLEFQRAKLKFEAELVEEAAADPGFTYSVVRPTAFFKSLGGQVETVKDGKPYVMFGDGRLCACKPISEADLAAFIADCVMDEDKACKILPIGGPGKALTPLEQGQLLFKLLGREPKFFKVPIEVMDFVIGVLDFLAKLFPSLEDAAEFGKIGRYYAAESMLVLDPETGEYSAEKTPSYGKDTLEEFFAKVIREGMAGQELGEQTII from the coding sequence ATGTCCCTCCTttccaccatctcctcctcctccaattcccttcacctcctccaccaccacaatCACCTCTCTTCCCTTGCCAGcttccattcttcttcttcttcttcttccattatCCTTTCACCTCTTCACATTCCCAGACATGGCATCAAAGCAACAAAATTCACCATCActgcttcctcttctcctcctcctcctccttccataAGCAAATCCACAGCTTCTCCTACCCAGTCCTTCAGAAAGAGGTCTCCCAAGGACGTCAACGTCCTCGTGACCGGCTCCACCGGCTACATCGGCAAGTTCGTGGTGCGCGAGCTCTGCCGTCGCGGCTTCAACGTGGTGGCGGTCGCGCGCGAGCGGAGCGGCATCCGCGGCCGCGACGACAAGGCGCGGGCCGCCGGACAGCTGGCCGGCGCCACCGTGTGCTTCGCGGATGTCACTGATCCCGACGCCCTTGGCCGCGCCCTCGATGCCCTTGGCCGCCCCGTCGACGCCGTCGTCTGCTGCCTCGCCAGCCGTGGCGGCGGCATCAGCGACTCGTGGAAGGTCGACTATGGTGCCTCCAGGAACAGCCTCCTTGCGGGGCGCCGCCTCGGCGCCTCCCACTTCGTCCTCCTCTCAGCCATCTGCGTCCAGAAGCCGCTCCTCGAGTTCCAGCGCGCCAAGCTCAAGTTCGAGGCCGAGCTCGTCGAGGAGGCGGCCGCCGACCCCGGCTTCACCTATAGCGTCGTGCGCCCCACCGCGTTCTTCAAGAGCCTGGGCGGGCAGGTGGAGACGGTGAAGGACGGGAAGCCGTACGTGATGTTCGGCGACGGGCGGCTGTGCGCCTGCAAGCCCATCAGCGAGGCAGACCTCGCGGCCTTCATAGCCGATTGTGTCATGGACGAGGACAAGGCCTGCAAAATTCTGCCCATTGGGGGGCCAGGGAAGGCCTTGACGCCATTGGAGCAGGGGCAGCTGCTCTTTAAGTTGCTCGGCAGGGAGCCTAAATTCTTCAAGGTGCCCATAGAAGTGATGGACTTCGTGATCGGAGTGCTTGATTTCCTTGCAAAGCTATTTCCATCATTGGAGGACGCAGCGGAATTTGGCAAGATCGGTCGGTATTATGCAGCAGAGAGCATGCTGGTGTTGGATCCGGAGACAGGGGAATACAGTGCAGAGAAGACACCGAGCTACGGGAAGGATACATTGGAAGAATTCTTTGCAAAGGTGATCAGAGAAGGAATGGCTGGCCAGGAATTGGGGGAACAAACCATCATCTGA